The following are encoded in a window of Peromyscus maniculatus bairdii isolate BWxNUB_F1_BW_parent chromosome X, HU_Pman_BW_mat_3.1, whole genome shotgun sequence genomic DNA:
- the Tex13a gene encoding testis-expressed protein 13A, with translation MALNPEDLGSGFRHSKVSSFINEQMAKHDKGPDFYLENLSLSWEEVEDKLKVILEDREVPIEAREACAWGTLALAVRFAHRQGCLQGHGVQWLQDLSGMQKVSTLSLPSDLRQLTHPQQMERREVASQLQLARAKLAEVQRERDLLRLKIIQAELRSLPNAVKPAVPIPSAVVKRAGTGIQWAATKEDLAELMAVATGRREDKAEMTAAALAETLSAPEEASKEPNGSFLKLLEVMNWKNYPLKRQRVGDLKSKETSMCPLSQSLSLRSTSSSEPITVQLPASFTYSYESPFPAIPTTSQITNTDRAPQIHPYYVASEMSQLSDMGIHQELQKDKRSSAFRRPGDWDCPWCKAVNFSRRESCFHCGKGIWLQNP, from the exons ATGGCCTTGAATCCTGAGGATCTTGGTAGTGGGTTCCGGCATAGCAAGGTGTCATCCTTCATCaatgagcaaatggccaagcatgACAAAGGCCCTGATTTCTACCTTGAAAACCTATCCCTGTCCTGGGAGGAAGTGGAAGATAAGCTCAAAGTCATCCTGGAGGACAGAGAGGTGCCTATCGAGGCTCGGGAAGCCTGTGCCTGGGGCACCCTGGCCTTGGCTGTACGTTTTGCTCACAGGCAAGGCTGTTTACAGGGGCACGGGGTCCAGTGGCTACAAGACTTATCTGGTATGCAGAAGGTGTCTACACTCTCCTTGCCATCAGACCTGAGGCAGCTCACTCACCCACAACAAATGGAGCGGAGAGAGGTAGCTAGCCAGCTTCAACTGGCCCGAGCCAAACTGGCAGAGGTGCAGAGGGAGCGAGACCTGCTGAGACTGAAGATCATTCAGGCA GAGCTGAGGTCTCTTCCCAATGCAGTAAAACCAGCTGTGCCCATTCCTTCTGCTGTTGTCAAAAGAGCAGGGACAGGGATACAATGGGCGGCTACAAAAGAAGACTTGGCAGAGTTGATGGCTGTTGctacaggaagaagagaagataaAGCAGAGATGACAGCAGCTGCCCTGGCAGAGACACTATCTGCCCCTGAAGAGGCCTCAAAGGAGCCCAATGGAAGTTTCCTAAAGCTTCTTGAAGTCATGAACTGGAAAAATTATCCTTTGAAAAGGCAGAGAGTTGGAGATCTCAAATCCAAGGAGACATCTATGTGCCCTCTCTCCCAATCCCTGAGTCTTAGATCCACATCCTCCTCTGAACCCATTACTGTCCAACTCCCTGCCTCATTCACATATTCATATGAAAGCCCCTTCCCAGCCATACCTACCACATCCCAAATAACAAACACAGACAGAGCCCCTCAGATACATCCCTACTATGTGGCCTCTGAGATGAGTCAGCTGTCTGATATGGGCATCCATCAAGAACTGCAGAAAGACAAGAGATCTTCGGCATTCCGCAGGCCTGGGGATTGGGACTGCCCTTGGTGTAAAGCTGTGAATTTTTCAAGGAGGGAAAGCTGCTTCCACTGTGGGAAGGGAATCTGGCTGCAAAACCCTTAG